A window of the Salipiger sp. H15 genome harbors these coding sequences:
- the glpK gene encoding glycerol kinase GlpK — protein sequence MTLILAIDQGTTSSRAILFDSRLQVVASAQEEFPQHFPQSGWVEHDPLDLWSTTAATCRAVVEKAGVGPDEIAAIGITNQRETTVVWEKSTGRPIHNAIVWQDRRTSELCRTLRDEGFEATVTEKTGLLLDPYFSATKLAWILDNVDGARAKAEAGELLFGTVDSWLVWKLTGGAVHATDATNAARTMLYNIREGRWSEAICKRLDIPTNMLPEVRDCDANFGDCRADLFGRPIPILGIAGDQQAATIGQACFTPGMVKSTYGTGCFALLNTGETPVVSQNRLLTTIAYRIGGRTTYALEGSIFVAGAVIQWLRDGLKVIREAAESQPLAEAADPAQELVLVPAFTGLGAPYWNADCRGAIFGLTRNSGPAEFARAALESVGYQTRDLIEAMKADWGAEHGDVEMAALRVDGGLSASDWGMQYLSDILDAPVERPTVLETTAMGAAWLAGQNAGIMPGMEEFAAAWARDARFEPKMDPALRSRKYAAWKRAVEATIGFGSPNG from the coding sequence ATGACCCTCATCCTCGCCATCGACCAGGGCACCACCTCCTCGCGCGCGATCCTCTTCGATTCCAGGCTGCAGGTCGTCGCCTCGGCGCAGGAGGAGTTCCCGCAGCACTTCCCGCAGAGCGGCTGGGTCGAGCACGACCCGCTCGACCTCTGGTCGACCACCGCCGCCACCTGCCGCGCCGTGGTCGAGAAGGCGGGCGTCGGCCCGGACGAGATCGCCGCCATCGGCATCACCAACCAGCGCGAGACCACCGTGGTCTGGGAGAAATCCACCGGCCGGCCGATCCACAACGCCATCGTCTGGCAGGACCGGCGCACCTCCGAGCTTTGCCGCACGCTGCGCGACGAGGGCTTCGAGGCGACGGTGACGGAAAAGACCGGGCTGCTGCTCGACCCCTATTTCTCGGCCACCAAGCTGGCGTGGATCCTCGACAATGTCGACGGCGCGCGGGCCAAGGCCGAGGCGGGAGAGCTGCTCTTCGGCACCGTCGACAGCTGGCTCGTCTGGAAGCTGACCGGCGGCGCGGTCCATGCCACCGACGCCACCAACGCCGCGCGCACCATGCTCTACAACATCCGCGAGGGGCGCTGGTCCGAGGCGATCTGCAAGCGGCTCGACATCCCCACGAACATGCTGCCCGAGGTGCGCGACTGCGACGCCAATTTCGGCGACTGCCGCGCCGATCTCTTCGGCCGCCCGATCCCGATCCTCGGCATCGCGGGTGACCAGCAGGCCGCCACCATCGGGCAGGCCTGCTTCACCCCCGGCATGGTGAAATCCACCTACGGCACCGGCTGCTTTGCCCTGCTGAACACCGGCGAGACGCCGGTCGTGTCGCAGAACCGGCTGCTGACCACCATCGCCTACCGCATCGGCGGGCGGACCACCTACGCGCTCGAGGGCTCGATCTTCGTCGCCGGCGCGGTGATCCAGTGGCTGCGTGACGGTCTCAAGGTGATCCGCGAGGCGGCCGAGAGCCAGCCGCTCGCCGAAGCCGCCGACCCGGCGCAGGAACTGGTGCTGGTGCCCGCCTTCACCGGGCTCGGCGCGCCCTACTGGAACGCCGACTGCCGGGGCGCGATCTTCGGTCTCACCCGCAACTCCGGCCCCGCCGAGTTCGCCCGCGCCGCGCTGGAAAGCGTCGGCTACCAGACCCGCGACCTCATCGAGGCGATGAAGGCCGACTGGGGCGCCGAGCATGGCGACGTCGAGATGGCGGCGCTGCGGGTGGACGGCGGGCTCAGCGCCTCGGACTGGGGGATGCAGTACCTGTCGGACATCCTAGACGCGCCGGTCGAGCGGCCGACGGTGCTCGAGACCACCGCCATGGGCGCCGCCTGGCTCGCCGGTCAGAACGCCGGGATCATGCCGGGGATGGAGGAGTTCGCCGCCGCCTGGGCCCGCGACGCGCGGTTCGAGCCGAAGATGGACCCGGCCCTGCGCAGCCGCAAATACGCCGCCTGGAAGCGCGCGGTCGAGGCGACCATCGGTTTCGGCTCCCCGAACGGCTGA
- the glpD gene encoding glycerol-3-phosphate dehydrogenase encodes MSETTPQSPVDLFVIGGGINGCGIARDAAGRGLSVTLAEMGDLASATSSASTKLFHGGLRYLEYLEVRLVHEALVEREVLLRAMPHISWPMRFVLPYHPDMRFESETPISKMLGLAMPWMKGRRPAWLIRLGLFMYDNLGGRKILPGTATLSLKGTPEGAPLQPRFTRAYEYSDCWVEDSRLVVLNARDAETRGARILTRTKVIHARREGALWRIDTEDAETGAPATHHARMLVNAGGPWVGEIIHDTIDLPSRAGVRLVRGSHIVTRRLYDHDKCYFFQGRDGRIIFAIPYERDFTLIGTTDAEHDDPDRRPVCTPEEQAYLIRFANQYFAMPIADADVVWTYSGVRPLYDDGASSATAATRDYTLKVDAAGAPLLNVFGGKITTYRRLAESALEKIGAHLALKSGPWTAGVPMPGGDFPVDGFDALVHSLEGKYPFLGEVWARRLARAYGTEAEMLLGEARRVEDLGRDFGATLTEAEVTWLMRREFARTAEDVVWRRTKLGLRLGEEEISALDGWMASRRERADAAE; translated from the coding sequence GTGTCCGAAACCACCCCTCAGAGCCCAGTCGACCTCTTCGTCATCGGTGGCGGAATCAACGGCTGCGGCATCGCGCGCGACGCGGCGGGGCGCGGTCTTTCGGTCACCCTGGCCGAGATGGGCGATCTCGCCTCGGCGACCTCCTCGGCCTCGACCAAGCTCTTCCACGGCGGGCTGCGCTACCTCGAATATCTCGAGGTGCGGCTGGTGCACGAGGCGCTGGTCGAACGCGAGGTGCTGCTGCGCGCCATGCCGCACATCAGCTGGCCGATGCGCTTCGTGCTGCCCTACCACCCCGACATGCGCTTCGAGAGCGAGACGCCGATCTCGAAGATGCTGGGCCTTGCCATGCCCTGGATGAAGGGCCGCCGCCCGGCCTGGCTGATCCGGCTCGGGCTCTTCATGTACGACAATCTCGGCGGGCGGAAGATCCTGCCCGGCACCGCGACCCTGTCGCTGAAGGGCACGCCGGAAGGCGCGCCGCTGCAGCCGCGCTTCACCCGCGCCTACGAATATTCCGACTGCTGGGTCGAGGATTCCCGGCTCGTGGTGCTCAACGCCCGCGACGCCGAGACGCGCGGCGCGCGCATCCTGACCCGCACCAAGGTCATCCATGCCCGGCGCGAGGGCGCGCTCTGGCGGATCGACACCGAGGATGCCGAGACCGGCGCCCCCGCGACCCATCACGCGCGGATGCTGGTCAACGCCGGCGGGCCCTGGGTCGGCGAGATCATCCACGACACCATCGACCTGCCCTCGCGGGCGGGCGTGCGGCTGGTGCGCGGCAGCCATATCGTGACGCGCCGGCTCTACGATCATGACAAGTGCTACTTCTTCCAGGGCCGCGACGGGCGGATCATCTTCGCCATCCCCTACGAGCGCGATTTCACCCTGATCGGCACCACCGACGCCGAGCATGACGATCCCGATCGCCGCCCGGTCTGCACGCCCGAGGAACAGGCCTACCTGATCCGCTTCGCCAACCAGTATTTCGCCATGCCGATCGCGGATGCGGACGTGGTCTGGACCTATTCCGGCGTGCGCCCGCTCTACGACGACGGCGCCTCGAGCGCCACGGCCGCGACGCGCGACTACACGCTGAAGGTCGACGCGGCGGGCGCGCCCCTGCTCAACGTCTTCGGCGGCAAGATCACCACCTACCGGCGGCTCGCGGAAAGCGCGCTCGAGAAGATCGGCGCGCACCTGGCGCTGAAGTCCGGCCCCTGGACGGCCGGCGTGCCGATGCCCGGCGGCGATTTCCCGGTCGACGGCTTCGACGCCCTCGTGCACAGTCTGGAGGGGAAATATCCCTTCCTTGGAGAGGTTTGGGCGCGCCGGCTTGCGCGCGCCTACGGCACCGAGGCCGAGATGCTGCTCGGCGAGGCAAGGCGCGTGGAGGACCTGGGGAGGGACTTCGGCGCCACGCTCACCGAGGCGGAAGTGACCTGGCTGATGCGGCGCGAGTTCGCCCGCACGGCCGAGGACGTGGTGTGGCGACGCACCAAGCTCGGGCTGCGCCTGGGCGAGGAGGAGATTTCGGCGCTGGACGGCTGGATGGCATCCCGCCGGGAAAGGGCCGACGCCGCCGAATAG
- a CDS encoding ABC transporter ATP-binding protein: MTLELKGVSKMVEGQMHIAPTDLTLANGTMNVLLGPTLSGKTSLMRLMAGLDAPSAGKIYWEGKDVTGMRVQDRKVAMVYQQFINYPSMTVYDNIASPMKLMGADKAEIDRRVRESAELMKLTPFLARKPLELSGGQQQRCALARALVKNAGLVLLDEPLANLDYKLREELRVEIPKIFEASGSIFVYATTEPEEALLLGGNTATLWEGRVTQFGPTPEVYRQPLDATTARVFSDPPMNFLQISKTGERLMFGEGQSAPASGKLKNLPDGRYMAGFRPNHLEIRQHEPDALRFRTELQVTELTGSETFVHLGHHGERWVGLISGVHDLPIGQPLDVWLSPRHVYVFGENGALVAPAAYAQAA; encoded by the coding sequence ATGACGCTGGAATTGAAGGGCGTTTCGAAGATGGTCGAGGGGCAGATGCACATCGCCCCGACCGATCTCACGCTCGCGAACGGCACGATGAACGTGCTGCTGGGCCCGACCCTGTCGGGCAAGACCTCGCTGATGCGGCTGATGGCGGGGCTCGATGCGCCCTCGGCCGGGAAGATCTACTGGGAGGGCAAGGACGTCACCGGGATGCGGGTGCAGGACCGCAAGGTGGCGATGGTCTACCAGCAGTTCATCAACTACCCCTCGATGACCGTCTACGACAACATCGCCTCGCCGATGAAGCTGATGGGCGCGGACAAGGCCGAGATCGACCGCCGCGTGCGCGAGAGCGCCGAGCTGATGAAGCTGACCCCCTTCCTTGCCCGCAAGCCGCTGGAGCTGTCGGGCGGCCAGCAGCAGCGCTGCGCGCTGGCGCGGGCGCTGGTGAAGAACGCGGGGCTGGTGCTGCTCGACGAGCCGTTGGCCAACCTCGACTACAAGCTGCGCGAAGAGCTGAGGGTTGAAATTCCAAAGATATTCGAGGCTTCTGGCTCGATCTTCGTCTACGCCACGACCGAGCCCGAGGAGGCGCTGCTGCTGGGCGGCAACACCGCGACGCTCTGGGAGGGCCGCGTCACGCAGTTCGGCCCGACGCCCGAGGTCTACCGCCAGCCGCTCGACGCGACCACCGCGCGCGTCTTCAGCGACCCGCCGATGAACTTCCTGCAGATCTCCAAGACCGGCGAGCGGCTGATGTTCGGCGAGGGCCAGAGCGCGCCCGCCTCCGGCAAGCTCAAGAACCTGCCCGACGGGCGCTACATGGCGGGCTTCCGGCCCAACCACCTCGAGATCCGGCAGCACGAGCCCGACGCGCTGCGCTTCCGCACCGAGCTGCAGGTGACCGAGCTGACCGGCTCCGAGACCTTCGTGCACCTCGGCCACCACGGCGAGCGCTGGGTGGGGCTCATCAGCGGCGTGCATGACCTGCCGATAGGCCAGCCGCTCGATGTCTGGCTCTCGCCCCGGCACGTCTATGTCTTCGGCGAGAACGGCGCGCTGGTCGCCCCCGCCGCCTATGCGCAAGCCGCCTGA
- a CDS encoding DeoR/GlpR family DNA-binding transcription regulator, with amino-acid sequence MSQSFRHPEILEIARRDGKVTVEGLAQHFGVTLQTIRRDLSELADSGRLERVHGGAVLPSGTMNIGYEERRHLNMEAKGAIARACAARIPHGISLFLNIGTSTEAVARELLHHKGLMVVTNNMNVANILVANPDCEVLVSGGSLRRTDGGLIGALATESIRQFKFDLAVIGCSALDAEGDILDFDIQEVGVSRAILRQSRRTFLVADHTKFRRSAPARIASLAEIDKFLTDAPLEPGLAAACADWGCEVIVAGRG; translated from the coding sequence ATGTCCCAGTCCTTTCGCCACCCGGAGATTCTCGAGATCGCCCGCCGCGACGGCAAGGTGACCGTCGAGGGGCTCGCGCAGCATTTCGGCGTCACGCTGCAGACCATCCGGCGTGATCTCAGCGAGCTTGCCGACAGCGGCCGTCTCGAGCGGGTGCATGGCGGGGCGGTGCTGCCCTCGGGGACGATGAACATAGGCTACGAGGAGCGGCGGCACCTCAACATGGAGGCAAAGGGCGCCATTGCCCGCGCCTGCGCGGCGCGCATCCCGCACGGCATCTCGCTCTTTCTCAACATCGGCACCAGCACCGAGGCGGTGGCGCGCGAGCTTCTGCACCACAAGGGGCTGATGGTGGTGACCAACAACATGAACGTCGCCAACATCCTCGTCGCCAACCCCGATTGCGAGGTGCTGGTGAGCGGCGGCAGCCTGCGCCGCACCGACGGCGGGCTCATCGGCGCGCTGGCGACCGAGAGCATCCGGCAGTTCAAGTTCGACCTCGCGGTGATCGGCTGCTCGGCGCTCGATGCCGAGGGCGACATTCTCGATTTCGACATCCAGGAGGTGGGGGTCAGCCGCGCCATCCTGCGCCAGTCGCGCCGCACCTTCCTTGTCGCCGACCACACCAAGTTCCGCCGCAGCGCGCCGGCGCGCATCGCCTCGCTGGCCGAGATCGACAAGTTCCTCACGGATGCGCCGCTCGAGCCCGGGCTGGCCGCGGCCTGCGCCGACTGGGGCTGCGAGGTGATCGTCGCCGGGCGGGGCTGA
- a CDS encoding sugar ABC transporter permease, translated as MNKTVNHKAWFLVLPVLVLVAFSAVIPLMTVVNYSVQDTFGNNQFFWAGLEWFDEMLHSDRMWNALGRQLLFSGIILAIEVPLGIFVALNMPKRGFWASFCLVLMSLPLLIPWNVVGTIWQVFGRVDIGLLGRVLENLGIDYNYTQSPLAAWVTIVVMDVWHWTSLVALLAYAGLKSIPDAYYQAAKIDQASRWKVFRYIELPKMAGVLMIAILLRFMDSFMIYTEPFVVTGGGPGNATTLLSIDLVKMALGQFDLGPAAAFSIMYFLVILLISWVFYTVMTNLDKKGM; from the coding sequence ATGAACAAGACCGTCAACCACAAGGCATGGTTCCTCGTGCTTCCGGTGCTGGTGCTGGTCGCCTTCTCGGCCGTCATCCCGCTGATGACCGTGGTCAACTACTCGGTGCAGGACACGTTCGGGAACAACCAGTTCTTCTGGGCCGGGCTCGAATGGTTCGACGAGATGCTGCACTCCGACCGCATGTGGAACGCGCTCGGCCGGCAGCTGCTCTTCTCCGGCATCATCCTCGCCATCGAGGTGCCGCTGGGGATCTTCGTCGCGCTCAACATGCCCAAGCGGGGCTTCTGGGCCTCGTTCTGCCTCGTGCTCATGTCGCTGCCGCTGCTGATCCCGTGGAACGTCGTGGGCACCATCTGGCAGGTCTTCGGCCGGGTCGACATCGGCCTCCTCGGCCGCGTGCTCGAGAACCTCGGCATCGACTATAACTACACGCAGAGCCCGCTGGCGGCCTGGGTCACCATCGTGGTCATGGACGTCTGGCACTGGACCTCGCTGGTGGCGCTGCTGGCCTATGCCGGGCTCAAGTCGATCCCCGACGCCTACTACCAGGCCGCCAAGATCGACCAGGCCAGCCGCTGGAAGGTGTTCCGCTACATCGAGCTGCCGAAGATGGCGGGGGTGCTGATGATCGCCATCCTGCTGCGCTTCATGGACAGCTTCATGATCTACACCGAGCCTTTCGTGGTCACCGGCGGCGGGCCGGGCAATGCCACCACGCTGCTGTCGATCGACCTCGTGAAGATGGCGCTCGGGCAGTTCGACCTCGGCCCCGCCGCCGCCTTCTCGATCATGTACTTCCTGGTGATCCTGCTGATCTCGTGGGTGTTCTACACCGTGATGACCAACCTCGACAAAAAGGGGATGTGA
- a CDS encoding carbohydrate ABC transporter permease, which yields MTDATLAPVPAASRSRSLPRVSGRLIVMTLYLLFLLVPIYWLLNMSLKTNTEILGDFTLWPRNLTLHNYRVILTDPSWYMGYVNSLIYVVMNTVISLTVALPAAYAFSRYHFMGDKHLFFWLLTNRMAPPAVFALPFFQLYSSIGLFDTHIAVALAHCLFNVPLAVWILEGFMRGVPKEIDETAYIDGYSFAGFFVKIFMPLISSGIGVAAFFCFMFSWVELLLSRTLTTVDAKPIAATMTRTVSASGLDWGVLAAAGVLTIIPGALVIWFVRNYIAKGFALGRV from the coding sequence ATGACCGACGCCACCCTCGCCCCCGTCCCCGCCGCGAGCCGGTCGCGCAGCCTGCCGCGCGTGAGCGGACGGCTTATCGTGATGACGCTCTACCTGCTGTTCCTGCTGGTGCCGATCTACTGGCTGCTGAACATGAGCCTGAAGACCAACACCGAGATCCTCGGCGACTTCACGCTCTGGCCGCGCAACCTGACGCTGCACAACTACCGGGTGATCCTGACCGACCCGAGCTGGTACATGGGCTATGTCAACTCGCTGATCTACGTGGTGATGAACACGGTGATCTCGCTCACCGTGGCTCTGCCGGCGGCCTATGCCTTCTCGCGCTACCACTTCATGGGCGACAAGCACCTGTTCTTCTGGCTGCTGACCAACCGCATGGCACCCCCGGCGGTCTTCGCGCTGCCGTTCTTCCAGCTCTACAGCTCGATCGGACTCTTCGACACGCATATCGCCGTGGCGCTGGCGCATTGCCTCTTCAACGTGCCGCTGGCGGTCTGGATCCTCGAAGGCTTCATGCGCGGCGTGCCGAAGGAGATCGACGAGACCGCCTATATCGACGGCTACAGCTTCGCGGGCTTCTTTGTGAAGATCTTCATGCCGCTGATCTCGTCGGGCATCGGCGTCGCCGCCTTCTTCTGCTTCATGTTCTCCTGGGTCGAGCTGCTGCTGTCGCGCACGCTGACCACGGTGGACGCGAAACCCATCGCCGCCACGATGACCCGCACCGTCTCGGCCTCGGGGCTCGACTGGGGCGTGCTGGCGGCGGCGGGGGTGCTGACGATCATCCCGGGCGCCTTGGTGATCTGGTTCGTGCGCAACTACATCGCCAAGGGCTTTGCCCTCGGCCGGGTCTGA
- a CDS encoding ABC transporter ATP-binding protein: protein MAKITLDNLAHSYMAHPRGEEDFALKRMTHDWEDGGAYALLGSSGCGKSTLLNIISGLLIPSQGRVLFGGKDVTHAPTAERNIAQVFQFPVVYDTMTVHDNLAFPLRNRGRDEAYVAARVQEIARMIGMEDMLRRKASGLTADAKQKISLGRGMVRKDVNALLFDEPLTVIDPHMKWELRTQLKKLHHDFGHTMIYVTHDQTEALTFADKVVVMYDGRVVQIGTPEELFERPEHTFVGYFIGSPGMNVIPAKVEGTKAYINGSSFELGAGYRAMDGKVEIGVRPEFAQLSTNEGLPVKVRRVEDAGRHKIIRAEFFGHDINIVAGEDDRIGADMTRVRFDPAHVNVYRDDWRVAPEGEAA, encoded by the coding sequence ATGGCCAAGATAACGCTCGACAATCTCGCCCACTCCTACATGGCGCACCCGCGCGGCGAGGAGGATTTCGCGCTCAAGCGCATGACCCATGACTGGGAGGACGGCGGCGCCTATGCGCTGCTCGGCTCCTCGGGCTGCGGCAAGTCCACGCTGCTCAACATCATTTCGGGGCTGCTGATCCCCTCGCAGGGGCGCGTACTCTTCGGCGGCAAGGACGTCACCCACGCCCCCACCGCCGAGCGCAACATCGCGCAGGTCTTCCAGTTCCCTGTCGTCTACGACACGATGACGGTGCACGACAATCTTGCCTTCCCTCTGCGCAACCGCGGTCGCGACGAGGCCTATGTCGCCGCCCGCGTGCAGGAGATCGCGCGGATGATCGGCATGGAGGACATGCTGAGGCGCAAGGCCAGCGGGCTCACCGCCGATGCCAAGCAGAAGATCAGCCTCGGCCGCGGCATGGTGCGCAAGGACGTGAACGCGCTGCTCTTCGACGAGCCGCTGACGGTGATCGACCCGCACATGAAGTGGGAGCTGCGCACCCAGCTCAAGAAGCTGCACCACGATTTCGGCCACACGATGATCTACGTGACCCACGACCAGACCGAGGCGCTGACCTTCGCCGACAAGGTGGTGGTGATGTACGACGGGCGCGTGGTGCAGATCGGCACGCCCGAGGAGCTCTTCGAGCGGCCCGAGCACACCTTCGTCGGCTACTTCATCGGCTCGCCGGGGATGAACGTGATCCCGGCCAAGGTCGAGGGCACGAAGGCCTACATCAACGGCTCGTCCTTCGAGCTCGGCGCGGGCTACCGCGCCATGGACGGCAAGGTCGAGATCGGCGTGCGCCCCGAGTTCGCGCAGCTGAGCACGAACGAGGGCCTGCCGGTCAAGGTCCGCCGCGTCGAGGATGCCGGCCGGCACAAGATCATCCGCGCCGAGTTCTTCGGCCATGACATCAACATCGTCGCCGGCGAGGACGACCGCATCGGCGCCGACATGACCCGCGTCCGCTTCGATCCGGCGCATGTGAACGTCTACCGCGACGACTGGCGCGTCGCGCCCGAGGGGGAGGCCGCGTGA
- the sfsA gene encoding DNA/RNA nuclease SfsA: MRFDTPLIPARLLRRYKRFLADCQLADGSEITAHVANPGSMLGMAEPGSKIWLEPNDDPKRKLNYAWRLLEHESGAFTGVDTGVPNRVLRAALEAGQVAGLEGYAAVRPEVRYGEKSRIDFLLSGEGRRDCYVEVKSVTLSRRPGLAEFPDSVTARGTKHLGELAAMVAQGHRAVMLYLVQRTDAVEVTLAADIDPSYATAFASAAAAGVEVLALGCDITPEEISLGAPLPFRAS, encoded by the coding sequence ATGCGTTTCGACACCCCGCTCATCCCCGCCCGCCTGCTGCGCCGCTACAAGCGTTTCCTCGCGGATTGCCAGCTTGCAGACGGCAGCGAGATCACCGCCCATGTCGCCAACCCCGGCAGCATGCTGGGCATGGCGGAGCCCGGGTCGAAGATCTGGCTCGAGCCGAACGATGATCCGAAGCGAAAGCTGAACTACGCCTGGCGGCTGCTCGAGCACGAGAGCGGCGCCTTTACCGGGGTCGACACCGGCGTGCCGAACCGCGTGCTGCGCGCGGCGCTCGAGGCGGGGCAGGTGGCGGGGCTCGAGGGTTACGCGGCGGTCCGTCCCGAGGTGCGCTACGGCGAGAAGAGCCGCATCGACTTCCTGCTGAGTGGCGAGGGCCGGCGCGACTGCTACGTCGAGGTGAAATCGGTGACGCTCTCGCGCCGGCCCGGCCTCGCCGAGTTCCCCGACAGCGTCACCGCGCGCGGTACCAAGCATCTGGGCGAACTCGCGGCGATGGTGGCGCAGGGCCACCGTGCGGTGATGCTCTATCTCGTGCAGCGCACCGACGCGGTCGAGGTGACGCTCGCCGCCGACATCGACCCGTCCTATGCGACGGCCTTCGCATCGGCCGCTGCGGCGGGGGTCGAGGTGCTGGCGCTCGGCTGCGACATCACCCCCGAAGAGATCAGCCTCGGCGCGCCGCTGCCGTTCCGGGCCTCCTGA
- a CDS encoding ABC transporter substrate-binding protein, giving the protein MNLKTSTAIALALGLLSGPAFADMEAAKAFLDSEIGDLSTLSRADQEAEMQWFVDAAQPFQGMEIKVVSETITTHEYESQVLAPAFEKITGIKITHDLIGEGDVVEKLQTQMQSGENIYDGYVNDSDLIGTHWRYQQVRNLTDWMANEGKDVTSPTLDLADFIGTQFTTAPDGKLYQLPDQQFANLYWFRYDWFTDPEIMAEFKDKYGYELGVPVNWSAYEDIAEFFTGREIDGKKVFGSMDYGKKDPSLGWRYTDAWMSMAGMGDKGEPNGLPVDEWGIRVNEKSQPVGACMARGGAANSPAAVYAVDKAIEWLNKYSPPSAMGMTFSEAGPVPAQGDIAQQMFMYTTFVASLVEPGLPVMNEDGTPKWRLAPSPHGVYWEDGMKVGYQDVGSWTLMKSTPEDRAKAAWLYAQFVTSKTVDVKKSHVGLTFIRESTIQDQSFTDRAPKLGGLVEFYRSPDRVRWSPTGTNVPDYPKLAQLWWQNIGDAMSGAKSVQDALDSLCSDMEKVMERIERAGIQGDLGPVMNEEKDPQEWLDAEGAPKPKIENEREEPKTVSYDELVASWN; this is encoded by the coding sequence ATGAACCTGAAGACATCCACAGCCATAGCGCTCGCGCTAGGCCTGCTGAGCGGGCCGGCCTTTGCCGACATGGAGGCGGCCAAGGCCTTCCTCGACAGCGAGATCGGCGATCTGTCGACGCTCTCGCGTGCCGACCAGGAAGCCGAGATGCAGTGGTTCGTCGACGCAGCCCAGCCGTTCCAGGGCATGGAGATCAAGGTGGTCTCCGAGACGATCACCACGCATGAGTACGAAAGCCAGGTGCTCGCCCCGGCCTTCGAGAAGATCACCGGCATCAAGATCACCCATGACCTCATCGGCGAGGGCGACGTGGTCGAGAAGCTACAGACCCAGATGCAGTCGGGCGAGAACATCTACGACGGCTACGTCAACGACTCCGACCTCATCGGCACGCACTGGCGCTACCAGCAGGTGCGCAACCTGACCGACTGGATGGCGAACGAGGGCAAGGACGTCACCAGCCCGACGCTGGATCTGGCCGATTTCATCGGCACCCAGTTCACCACGGCACCGGACGGCAAGCTCTACCAGCTGCCCGACCAGCAGTTCGCCAACCTCTACTGGTTCCGCTACGACTGGTTCACCGATCCCGAGATCATGGCCGAGTTCAAGGACAAGTACGGCTACGAGCTGGGCGTGCCGGTCAACTGGTCGGCCTACGAGGACATCGCCGAGTTCTTCACCGGACGCGAGATCGACGGCAAGAAGGTCTTCGGCTCGATGGACTACGGCAAGAAGGATCCCTCGCTCGGCTGGCGCTACACCGACGCGTGGATGTCGATGGCCGGCATGGGCGACAAGGGCGAGCCGAACGGCCTGCCGGTCGACGAGTGGGGCATCCGGGTGAACGAGAAGTCGCAGCCCGTGGGCGCCTGCATGGCGCGCGGCGGCGCGGCCAACAGCCCGGCGGCGGTCTATGCCGTCGACAAGGCGATCGAGTGGCTCAACAAGTACTCGCCGCCCTCGGCCATGGGCATGACCTTCTCCGAGGCCGGCCCGGTCCCGGCGCAGGGTGACATCGCCCAGCAGATGTTCATGTACACCACCTTCGTCGCCTCGCTGGTCGAGCCCGGCCTGCCGGTGATGAACGAGGACGGCACGCCGAAATGGCGCCTCGCGCCCTCGCCGCACGGCGTCTACTGGGAAGACGGGATGAAGGTCGGCTACCAGGACGTGGGCTCCTGGACGCTGATGAAGTCCACCCCGGAAGATCGCGCCAAGGCCGCCTGGCTCTACGCGCAGTTCGTCACCTCCAAGACCGTGGACGTGAAGAAGAGCCACGTCGGCCTCACCTTCATCCGCGAGAGCACCATCCAGGACCAGAGCTTCACCGACCGCGCGCCGAAACTCGGCGGTCTGGTGGAATTCTACCGCTCGCCGGACCGCGTGCGCTGGTCGCCGACCGGCACCAACGTGCCTGACTATCCCAAGCTGGCGCAGCTGTGGTGGCAGAACATCGGCGACGCCATGTCCGGCGCCAAGTCGGTGCAGGACGCGCTCGACAGCCTCTGCTCCGACATGGAGAAGGTCATGGAGCGCATCGAGCGTGCCGGCATCCAGGGCGACCTGGGCCCGGTGATGAACGAGGAGAAGGATCCCCAGGAATGGCTCGACGCCGAAGGCGCGCCGAAGCCGAAGATCGAGAACGAGCGCGAGGAGCCGAAGACCGTCTCCTACGACGAGCTCGTCGCCTCCTGGAACTGA
- a CDS encoding DUF2160 domain-containing protein: MDWMAWTWPTAAFFGTIALLLVIFTVLAIRFPETPRHGILGIETTRGDRLFITLLGSAFINLAWLGLVGQAQPAALVVCLIYAVAVFRWV, encoded by the coding sequence ATGGACTGGATGGCATGGACCTGGCCCACGGCCGCCTTCTTCGGAACCATCGCCCTTCTGCTGGTGATCTTCACCGTGCTGGCGATCCGCTTCCCCGAGACCCCGCGCCACGGGATCCTCGGCATCGAGACCACCCGCGGAGACCGGCTCTTCATCACGCTCCTGGGCTCGGCCTTCATCAATCTCGCCTGGCTCGGCCTTGTCGGCCAGGCGCAGCCGGCGGCGCTCGTCGTCTGCCTGATCTACGCGGTGGCGGTGTTCCGCTGGGTCTGA